One stretch of Ipomoea triloba cultivar NCNSP0323 chromosome 8, ASM357664v1 DNA includes these proteins:
- the LOC116027643 gene encoding nuclear/nucleolar GTPase 2-like — MAKRKEKSVNVSGKPKHSLDGNRDSSGSKGGRSAATVRRLKMYNTRPKRDTKGKVVKHDLQSKELPSTRIQPDRRWFGNTRVVNQKELEFFREELQNRMSSSYNVILKDRKLPLSLLNDHQKQAKAHLLDTEPFADAFGPKRRRKRPKLMASDYESLVKKADVSQDAFEEKFGASNPGEGNEDSFRDLVRHTMFEKGQSKRIWGELYKVIDSSDVVVQVLDARDPQGTRCFHLEKHLKENCKHKHMILLLNKCDLVPAWVTKGWLRVLSKEYPTLAFHASVTKSFGKGSLLSVLRQFSRLKSDKQAISVGFVGYPNVGKSSVINTLRTKNVCKVAPIPGETKVWQYITLTKRIFLIDCPGVVYQSNDSETDIVLKGVVRVTNLRDAAEHIGEVLTRVKKEHIERAYKIKEWEDENDFLLQLCQGTGKLLKGGEPDTMTAAKMVLHDWQRGRIPFFVPPPKIDDDAKEEGNALGGEEEDAAAARRAIADVISSQQLKDVPVQTDLYSESELLGETSQKLPENES; from the exons ATGGCGAAGAGGAAGGAGAAATCGGTGAACGTATCCGGAAAGCCTAAGCATTCCCTTGATGGCAATAGAGATAGCAGCGGAAGTAAAGGCGGCCGTAGCGCCGCCACTGTGAGGCGGCTTAAGATGTACAATACGAGACCTAAGCGTGATACTAAGGGAAAAGTCGTAAAACACGACTTGCAATCCAAGGAGCTACCCTCCACTCGGATTCAACCTGATCGCCGATGGTTCG GCAATACACGAGTAGTTAATCAGAAAGAGCTAGAATTCTTCCGTGAAGAGCTACAAAATCGGATGTCCAGTAGCTACAATGTAATTTTGAAGGACAGAAAATTGCCATTGTCTCTTTTAAATGATCATCAAAAG CAAGCAAAAGCACACCTGCTTGACACCGAGCCTTTTGCTGATGCCTTTGGTCCTAAAAGGAGGAGGAAACGCCCAAAGCTTATGGCATCAGATTATGAGTCGCTTGTAAAGAAGGCTGATGTTTCTCAAG ATGCCTTCGAGGAGAAGTTTGGTGCAAGCAACCCGGGGGAAGGAAATGAAGATTCTTTTAGAGACCTAGTGCGGCACACTATGTTTGAGAAGGGTCAAAGTAAACGCATATGGGGTGAGCTCTATAAAGTCATAGACTCATCAGACGTCGTTGTTCAg GTATTAGATGCTAGAGACCCACAAGGTACACGATGTTTCCATCTGGAGAAACatttgaaagaaaattgcaaacatAAGCACATGATTCTTCTACTGAACAAG TGTGATTTAGTTCCTGCTTGGGTAACTAAAGGGTGGCTTAGAGTTCTTTCCAAAGAATATCCCACATTAGCATTCCATGCAAGTGTCACCAAGTCCTTTGGCAAG GGCTCTCTTCTGTCAGTATTGAGGCAGTTCTCTCGGTTGAAGAGTGACAAACAGGCAATATCCGTGGGCTTTGTTGGGTATCCTAATGTTGGTAAATCATCTGTTATCAACACATTGCGGACAAAGAAT GTCTGCAAGGTGGCTCCTATTCCTGGAGAGACTAAAGTATGGCAATACATAACACTTACCAAGCGGATTTTCTTGATTGACTGCCCTGGTGTTGTTTACCAAAGTAATGATTCTGAAACAGATATTGTCTTGAAGGGTGTG GTACGTGTGACAAACTTGCGAGATGCTGCTGAGCACATAGGTGAAGTGCTAACCCGTGTGAAAAAGGAGCATATTGAAAGAGCATATAAGATAAAGGAATG GGAGGATGAAAATGACTTTCTTCTTCAGCTATGTCAGGGAACAGGCAAACTGTTGAAG GGAGGGGAACCCGATACTATGACTGCTGCAAAGATGGTTCTCCATGACTGGCAGAGAGGCCGGATACCGTTCTTCGTGCCACCCCCGAAGATAGATGACGATGCAAAAGAGGAGGGCAATGCGCTTGGCGGAGAGGAAGAGGATGCCGCGGCAGCTAGAAGAGCCATTGCAGATGTAATATCATCACAGCAGCTAAAAGATGTTCCTGTTCAGACAGATCTGTACAGTGAGAGTGAGTTGCTGGGTGAGACTAGCCAAAAGCTTCCTGAGAATGAGTCCTAG